The following are from one region of the Brienomyrus brachyistius isolate T26 chromosome 4, BBRACH_0.4, whole genome shotgun sequence genome:
- the LOC125739825 gene encoding supervillin-like isoform X8, which translates to MRRCDANFGPGSPIRLGSWTTSEGKTLSFRQEFSSDDNSDVVKDTDANLLAVLPRVSELRKYFERVARDLEMNRKERIARRLEGIEGDAGLVSHRLLEEDTPRYTRATDLCEPCVVVRRYSREELAVPPAVEVIAPERQSRVRVRAEPKTTQAPPYSSTSVLAELDSKAERIARYKAERRRQLAERYGISLDQETEVEPSTPRHGYGRTRMQLEEGGRGCGQGPQERHSLRVSGGSHSSSSGVGRVFMAAQPGPLVAAPGSSEHERAMNLENSRRDRDRERGAQPVSPPSYTDPPVSSTKAPPREPPLAGVPSSPRPGRRASLPTPRYGISPGDLFIEQQAQNILNRQGIRARERRMKDDLSHRSAEWGFDAPPPRQHPQVTIHQVVPHPNPPHGRMAAAHPEPTHGRMAAAHPEPTNGRMAAAHPEPTHGRMAAAHPEPTHGRMAAAHPEPTHGRMAAAHPEPTHGRMAAAHPEPTHGRMAAAHPEPTHGRMAAAHPEPTHSRMAAAHPEPTHGRMAAAHPEPTHGRMAAAHPEPTHSRMAATHPEPTHGRMAAAHPDPTHGRMAAAHPEPTHGRMAAAHPEPTHGRMAAAHPEPTHGRMAAAHPEPTHSRMAASHHGIRSQQTPSASRPVGQYRSPQRRASMEFNPDMQVAGGSPVKTEGLLRSRKAVLPSEVRHWEKSVDTPYMAGPGEEEEDEEQSVRIIGRRFSRNMEDHAPRFMEQAPNQVQHAPGPPEHTPRDVQHISRTSEPIHRQGDHTRPQTHAAYNQERISRPMEHIPKSADSTSRVADHISRAGDVVIRPVERTSKAMEHTPRRASHITKLGDHNLDQQEVELPEGLTRDNYLDDGRSMYLQRGSSFLAGQHRITEAPSMAMKPKTRVRSMSDIGVPQSATVYRNRESWEGGVANGELSTLDTRVSVAQLRHSYLENVNANIRKPEPEAKVELAALDVRPEREGGPRRPRCYIVPGDDRKTSERFRTQPITSAERLESDRTHLSPTELQKTEGEEEKLDERAKLSVAAKRSLFRELEKTGDGSVPKPVSRNAAVERRLRRLQERSHTQPVTSEEVVIATTAPDPHSQAVTAHTAAPSIPTPTLVSSTVTRLSLQGSSQQSPVTPETHSTEAVMTSAVRIAVEEKVPEEPDLSALSLTEKMALFNRLAQKPTSKWLTEGVVSGVAQRRASSRYQTQPITLGEVEKEEVTSGAPLVPKDDVEEQQKDIQPESVQNGGKVKPEPLSALLVRQSPAHTTTVSVAHVGDVHLSRSATIAFSPGVGASELDATPVPPKRRSPARISDISAPKPPSPPHLDRSTEIKSSSHNISLVGLRQQAGTEAELGDSCGAAGGGASWRKPRPPKGEDEVKHPPAIQPSPCSECGPTPPSRQGAPPRRPESTVAPATEEHGGLVKELRTSSQNLYETETTVAVHSQTTVSELQESSVSARAAASAAPRTGSQPPPEQQSGEATPADRQGEDADGMSSRQMSIKERVALLKKSGEEDWRNRINKKQEAIQVAESETQLWEQEQSLKKTEEGRVIDDLAVSDEFWDPVFSCTYSPPPPPLPAGQMSQLIDSQPQASPPSTTEPPTRQVDHLHPWRRKRIGEENEAEMTIEERKQLISSKEETWKSTGQGAANDSSQFTVAARMVKKGLAAPASLLTPIISPLGIHTRGNMAAISKPQEEIEVRPDMNLESDRKLDKLESFLGRINSKMAGLQETTLTVTEKAVKEVMKLDDEIFSKFYKCMTDFPRMSGRIEIDEDFDAIFGTHTPKLTSAMVQHKREVRPLRKVQASRNPLKMLAAREDIRQEYTEQRLNVGVLESRRMKSEKMSKSSSYSEAALAGLASKESFSNISLRSVSISEQMSNNSAVPYKTLMLMQVKGRRHVQTRLVEPRSSSLNSGDCFLLVTPQHCFLWIGEFANVIEKAKAAELAMFIQTKHDLGCRADQVQTIEENAESQAHVLNEFWNILGGQDSYQPTGPPEEDELYESAIVETNCTYRLVDDKLVPDDDFWGKAPKYSLLDSKEVLVFDFGSEVYVWHGKEVTLAQRKVAFQLAKHLWNGTFDYTNCDINPLDPSGCNALIPRKGQGRPDWAVFGRLTEHNETILFKEKFLDWKESKKPAQQNDNEQVSEQKEQRGYTCQPYNASLMLPVLQTPVSMMLEGVDVGRGYGLLEGDDHRRFEISTLGVDVWHILEFDYSRLPRQSIGQFHEGDAYVVKWRYMVSAAVGRRQNPEQIRVGGTGKEKCCYFFWQGRHSTVSEKGTSALMTVELDQERGAQVQVQQGKELPCFLQCFSGGMIVHSGKREEEEENTQSEWRLYCVRGEVPVEGHLLEVPCHCSSLRSRASMILLSVNQAVIYLWHGCKAQPHTRQVGRTAANRIKEQCPLEAGLHSSSKVTIHECDEGAEPTGFWEAVGRRDRKAYDCMLQDPGKFNFTPRLFQLTSSSGEFLAEEFFYPSRVAELVSSLPFLQEDLYAASQPALFLVDNFHEVYLWQGWWPQDCENTGSARIRWDADRKCAMETVLQYCKEKNEKKPQKSYLIHAGLEPLTFTNMFPSWEHREDIAEITERVSSLWRPLAATGPLSSSGSRTGS; encoded by the exons ATGAGGAGATGCGACGCAA ATTTTGGACCCGGTTCTCCCATTAGACTTGGCAGCTGGACGACGTCGGAAGGGAAAACTCTAAG CTTTCGCCAGGAGTTCTCCTCTGACGACAACTCCGACGTGGTCAAGGATACAGATGCTAATCTTTTAGCCGTCCTTCCCAGGG TTTCAGAACTAAGGAAGTATTTCGAGCGTGTTGCCCGTGATTTAGAGATGAACAG GAAGGAGCGCATCGCCAGACGCCTGGAGGGCATCGAGGGTGATGCTGGCCTGGTGTCCCACCGCCTGTTGGAGGAGGACACCCCACGCTACACACGTGCCACCGATCTCTGTGAGCCGTGTGTTGTGG TGCGGAGATATAGCAGGGAAGAGCTGGCAGTCCCGCCGGCTGTAGAGGTTATCGCCCCAGAGAGGCAGTCCAGAGTTCGAGTGCGAGCCGAACCGAAGACAACCCAGGCTCCGCCCTACAGCTCCACCTCGGTGCTGGCAGAGCTGGACTCCAAGGCAGAGCGGATCGCCCGCTACAAGGCAGAGCGCAGGCGGCAGCTGGCCGAGCGCTATGGGATCTCCCTGGATCAGGAGACGGAGGTGGAGCCCAGCACACCTCGCCATGGTTACGGGCGCACACGTATGCAGCtggaggaggggggcaggggctgTGGCCAGGGGCCACAGGAGAGACACTCCTTACGGGTTTCAGGGGGATCACATAGCAGCAGTTCTGGGGTGGGCCGGGTCTTCATGGCGGCACAGCCAGGACCCCTCGTGGCTGCCCCCGGCTCCTCGGAGCATGAGAGAGCGATGAATCTGGAGAACTCCAGGCGAGACCGAGACAGGGAGAGGGGAGCCCAGCCTGTGTCACCACCCAGCTACACAGACCCGCCAGTGTCCTCCACCAAGGCCCCTCCCAGAGAGCCACCCTTAGCAGGAGTGCCCAGCTCCCCCAGGCCCGGTCGCAGAGCCTCCCTGCCCACCCCGCGGTACGGCATCTCCCCCGGGGACTTGTTCATCGAGCAGCAGGCGCAGAACATCCTCAACAGGCAAGG TATTAGAGCTAGGGAGAGACGGATGAAAGATGACCTCTCACACAGGAGTGCAGAGTGGGGGTTTGACGCGCCACCCCCCAGGCAACACCCCCAGGTCACCATTCACCAAGTGGTGCCTCACCCTAACCCCCCGCACGGCAGGATGGCCGCCGCCCACCCAGAACCCACGCACGGCAGGATGGCCGCCGCCCACCCCGAACCCACGAACGGCAGGATGGCCGCCGCCCACCCCGAACCCACGCACGGCAGGATGGCCGCCGCCCACCCCGAACCCACGCACGGCAGGATGGCCGCCGCCCACCCCGAACCCACGCACGGCAGGATGGCCGCCGCCCACCCCGAACCCACGCACGGCAGGATGGCCGCCGCCCACCCCGAACCCACGCACGGCAGGATGGCCGCCGCCCACCCCGAACCCACGCACGGCAGGATGGCCGCCGCCCACCCCGAACCCACACACAGCAGGATGGCCGCCGCCCACCCCGAACCCACGCACGGCAGGATGGCCGCCGCCCACCCAGAACCCACGCACGGCAGGATGGCCGCCGCCCACCCCGAACCCACGCACAGCAGGATGGCCGCCACCCACCCCGAACCCACGCACGGCAGGATGGCCGCCGCCCACCCCGACCCCACGCACGGCAGGATGGCCGCTGCCCACCCCGAACCCACGCACGGCAGGATGGCCGCCGCCCACCCCGAACCCACGCACGGCAGGATGGCCGCCGCCCACCCCGAACCCACGCACGGCAGGATGGCCGCCGCCCACCCAGAACCCACGCACAGCAGGATGGCCGCCTCCCACCACGGTATAAGGTCCCAGCAGACACCCAGTGCCAGCCGCCCCGTCGGCCAGTACCGGAGTCCTCAGAGGAGAGCCAGCATGGAGTTTAACCCTGACATGCAAGTGGCGGGCGGCTCGCCAGTCAAGACAGAGGGGCTGCTGCGGAGCAGGAAGGCCGTGCTGCCCTCAGAGGTGCGCCACTGGGAGAAGAGTGTTGACACTCCCTATATGGCTGGGCCaggagaggaggaagaggatgaggagCAGTCAGTTCGCATCATAGGTCGACGGTTCAGTCGGAACATGGAGGATCACGCACCCAGATTCATGGAGCAAGCCCCGAATCAGGTGCAGCATGCCCCGGGTCCTCCTGAGCACACCCCAAGAGACGTGCAGCACATCTCCAGGACCTCTGAGCCCATCCACAGACAGGGTGATCACACCAGGCCTCAGACCCACGCAGCATACAATCAGGAGCGCATCTCGAGACCGATGGAGCACATACCAAAGTCCGCAGATAGCACCTCTAGGGTGGCGGATCATATATCAAGGGCAGGAGATGTGGTCATCAGGCCTGTGGAGCGTACATCCAAAGCCATGGAGCACACACCGAGGCGGGCCAGCCACATCACAAAGCTGGGGGATCACAACCTTGACCAGCAAGAGGTAGAGCTACCCGAGGGCTTAACCAGGGACAACTACCTGGATGATGGGAGGTCCATGTACCTCCAGAGGGGCTCATCGTTCCTAGCAGGGCAGCATAGAATCACGGAGGCGCCCTCGATGGCCATGAAGCCCAAAACCCGCGTACGGTCCATGTCTGACATTGGGGTACCCCAGAGCGCAACAGTCTACCGGAATCGGGAGAGCTGGGAGGGTGGCGTGGCCAATGGGGAGCTCAGCACCCTGGACACCAGGGTTTCTGTGGCACAGCTCCGCCACTCCTACCTGGAGAATGTCAATGCCAACATCAGGAAGCCAGAACC GGAGGCTAAGGTAGAGCTGGCAGCGTTGGATGTCAGGCCGGAGCGCGAAGGGGGTCCCCGGAGACCCCGCTGCTATATCGTCCCCGGTGACGACAGAAAGACTTCTGAGAGGTTCAGGACTCAGCCAATCACCTCTGCAGAACGACTAGAGTCCGATAG GACCCATTTAAGTCCTACAGAGCTACAGAAGACGGAAG GGGAAGAGGAGAAGCTGGATGAAAGAGCCAAGCTGAGTGTGGCTGCCAAGCGCTCCCTGTTCAGG GAGCTGGAGAAGACCGGTGATGGCAGTGTGCCCAAGCCGGTATCCCGCAACGCCGCAGTAGAGAGGAGGCTCAGGCGTTTACAGGAGCGTTCCCACACGCAGCCGGTCACCTCTGAGGAGGTGGTCATCGCCACCAC TGCCCCTGACCCCCATTCGCAAGCAGTGACCGCCCACACCGCCGCCCCAAGCATCCCGACCCCCACACTAGTCAGCAGCACAGTGACACGCCTCAG CCTACAAGGGTCCTCGCAGCAGAGCCCCGTCACTCCAGAGACTCACTCAACTGAGGCGGTGATGACATCAGCGGTACGAATAGCAGTGGAAGAAAAGGTACCAGAGGAGCCCGACCTGTCTGCCCTCAGCCTGACAGAAAAGATGGCGCTCTTCAACCGATTAGCACAGAAGCCAACATCCAAATGGCTGACGGAAGGGGTGGTGAGTGGGGTCGCTCAGCGCAGAGCTTCCAGCCGCTATCAGACCCAGCCCATCACCCTTGGGGAGGTGGAGAAG GAAGAGGTTACATCGGGTGCTCCTCTGGTGCCAAAAGATGATGTAGAGGAGCAGCAGAAAGACATTCAGCCTGAAAGC GTTCAGAATGGAGGAAAGGTCAAGCCTGAACCTCTGTCGGCCCTGCTGGTCCGGCAGAGCCCAGCACATACCACCACGGTTTCGGTTGCCCACGTGGGTGATGTCCACCTGAGCAGATCTGCCACCATTGCATTCAGCCCGGGGGTGGGGGCCAGCGAGTTGGATGCCACTCCGGTTCCGCCCAAACGCCGCAGCCCCGCCCGTATCAGTGACATCAGTGCCCCCAAACCACCATCCCCGCCCCACCTGGATCGGTCGACAGAAATCAAAAGCTCCTCCCACAATATTTCATTGGTCGGGCTGCGGCAGCAGGCGGGGACAGAAGCAGAGCTTGGTGACAGCTGTGGAGCTGCAGGGGGCGGGGCTAGTTGGAGGAAGCCCCGCCCCCCTAAGGGGGAGGACGAAGTGAAACATCCACCAGCCATCCAGCCGAGCCCATGCAGTGAATGTGGCCCCACCCCGCCCTCAAGGCAAGGCGCCCCCCCACGGAGACCCGAGAGCACAGTCGCCCCGGCAACAGAAGAACATGGGGGCCTTGTGAAGGAATTGAGGACGTCCTCACAGAACCTGTACGAGACAGAGACGACGGTAGCGGTGCACTCTCAGACCACGGTGTCAG AGCTGCAGGAGAGCAGTGTCTCTGCAAGAGCAGCGGCTTCAGCGGCTCCCAGGACCGGCTCCCAGCCTCCGCCCGAGCAGCAGTCAGGCGAGGCGACCCCGGCAGACCGCCAGGGAGAGGACGCAGACGGGATGTCATCGCGGCAGATGTCCATCAAGGAGAG GGTGGCCTTGCTGAAGAAGAGCGGGGAGGAGGACTGGAGGAACAGGATTAACAAGAAGCAGGAGGCGATACAGGTGGCAGAGAGTGAGACACAGCTGTGGGAGCAGGAGCAGAGTCTCAAGAAAACG GAGGAAGGGAGGGTGATTGATGACTTGGCAGTGTCTGATGAATTCTGG GATCCTGTCTTTTCCTGCACatactctcctcctcctcctcctctccctgctGGGCAAATGAGCCAGCTCATTGATTCCCAGCCCCAG GCCAGCCCCCCCAGTACCACAGAGCCTCCCACCAGACAGGTGGATCACCTTCACCCATGGAGACGGAAG cgcatCGGCGAGGAGAATGAAGCCGAGATGACTATCGAGGAGAGGAAACAGCTAATTAGCTCCAAGGAGGAGACATGGAAATCCACTGGCCAGGGGGCAGCCAACGACTCTTCTCAATTCACTGTGGCTGCGCGCATGGTCAAGAAAG GATTAGCTGCGCCCGCCAGTCTCCTAACCCCGATAATCTCCCCCCTGGGTATCCATACGCGTGGCAACATGGCTGCCATCAGCAAACCCCAGGAAG AAATTGAGGTGAGACCAGATATGAACCTGGAATCTGATCGAAAGCTTGACAAATTGGAATCCTTTCTTGGGCGGATAAACAGTAAAA TGGCAGGCCTCCAGGAGACAACTCTAACTGTAACGGAGAAGGCCGTCAAGGAGGTGATGAAGCTGGACGATGAGATCTTCTCTAAGTTCTACAAATGCATGACTGATTTTCCTCGAATGAGTGGCAGGATAGAGATCGATGAAGACTTCGACGCCATCTTTGGCACACATACGCCCAA GCTAACATCTGCCATGGTGCAACACAAGCGGGAGGTCCGGCCACTGCGGAAGGTGCAGGCATCGCGCAACCCGCTGAAGATGCTAGCGGCACGTGAGGATATCCGGCAAGAGTATACAGAGCAGCGGCTCAATGTGGGCGTGCTGGAATCCAGGAGGATGAAGAGCGAGAAAA TGTCAAAATCCTCCAGCTACTCCGAGGCAGCACTGGCGGGCCTGGCCAGCAAGGAGAGCTTCAGCAATATCAGCCTGCGCAGTGTCAGTATCTCCGAGCAGATGTCCAACAACAGTGCCGTGCCCTACAAGACGCTCATGCTCATGCAGGTCAAAG GCCGGAGGCACGTGCAGACGCGGCTGGTGGAGCCAAGGTCCTCCTCTCTGAACAGCGGCGACTGCTTCTTGCTAGTGACACCCCAGCACTGCTTCCTGTGGATCGGAGAATTCGCCAACGTCATCGAGAAGGCCAAG GCTGCTGAACTGGCCATGTTCATCCAGACTAAGCATGACCTGGGCTGCCGAGCAGACCAAGTGCAGACCATCGAGGAGAACGCTGAGAGCCAGGCTCATGTGCTCAACGAGTTCTGGAACATTCTCGGGGGACAGGACAGTTACCAAC CGACTGGACCCCCTGAGGAAGACGAGCTATACGAAAGCGCCATAGTGGAGACCAACTGCACATATCGCTTGGTGGACGACAAGCTGGTCCCTGATGATGACTTCTGGGGAAAGGCTCCGAAATACTCTCTGCTGGACTCCAAAGAG GTTCTGGTGTTTGACTTCGGCAGCGAGGTCTACGTGTGGCACGGAAAGGAGGTGACGCTAGCGCAGAGGAAGGTGGCCTTCCAGCTGGCCAAGCACCTGTGGAACGGCACCTTCGACTACACCAACTGTGACATCAACCCTCTGGACCCAAGCGGCTGCAATGCGCTCATACCCAG GAAAGGCCAGGGGCGGCCTGACTGGGCGGTCTTTGGCCGGCTCACGGAGCACAACGAAACCATCCTGTTCAAGGAGAAGTTCCTGGACTGGAAGGAATCTAAGAAACCAGCACAGCAGAACGACAATGAGCAAGTCAGCGAGCAGAAG GAGCAGCGGGGCTACACGTGCCAGCCGTACAACGCATCACTGATGCTGCCCGTGCTGCAGACACCGGTCAGCATGATGCTGGAGGGCGTGGACGTGGGCAGGGGCTACGGCCTGCTGGAGGGTGACGACCACCGGCGCTTCGAGATCAGCACGCTGGGCGTGGATGTCTGGCACATCCTGGAGTTCGACTACAGCCGGCTGCCCCGACAGAGCATCGGCCAGTTCCACGAGGGCGACGCGTACGTGGTCAAGTGGCGGTACATGGTGAGCGCAGCAG TGGGCAGGAGGCAGAACCCCGAGCAGATCCGTGTGGGTGGGACTGGCAAGGAGAAGTGCTGCTACTTCTTCTGGCAGGGTCGGCACTCCACGGTGAGCGAGAAGGGCACATCGGCTCTGATGACTGTGGAGCTGGACCAGGAGCGCGGCGCCCAg GTGCAGGTGCAGCAGGGGAAGGAGCTGCCGTGCTTCCTGCAGTGCTTCAGCGGCGGGATGATTGTGCACTCGGggaagagggaggaggaggaggagaacacgCAGA GTGAGTGGCGCCTGTACTGCGTCCGCGGCGAGGTGCCGGTGGAGGGCCATCTGCTGGAGGTGCCctgccactgcagcagcctccgCTCCCGGGCTTCTATGATCCTCCTCAGCGTCAACCAGGCAGTCATCTACCTGTGGCACGGCTGCAAGGCCCAGCCACACACGCGCCAAGTAGGCCGGACGGCGGCCAATCGGATCAAAGAGCA GTGCCCCCTGGAGGCGGGCCTGCACAGCAGCAGCAAAGTGACCATTCACGAGTGCGACGAGGGGGCGGAGCCCACGGGATTCTGGGAGGCGGTGGGAAGGAGGGATAGGAAGGCCTACGACTGCATGCTGCAAG ATCCTGGGAAGTTCAACTTCACTCCACGGCTCTTCCAGTTGACCAGCTCGTCGGGGGAGTTTCTGGCAGAGGAGTTCTTCTACCCCTCCAGGGTGGCTGAGCTGGTCAGCTCGCTGCCCTTCCTGCAAGAGGACCTGTATGCCGCCTCCCAGCCAG CCCTCTTCCTGGTGGACAACTTCCACGAGGTGTACTTGTGGCAGGGCTGGTGGCCCCAGGACTGCGAGAACACAGGCTCCGCCCGCATCCGGTGGGACGCAGACAGAAAGTGCGCCATGGAAACGGTGCTGCAGTACTGCAAAG AGAAGAATGAGAAGAAGCCGCAGAAGTCGTACCTGATCCACGCTGGCCTGGAGCCCCTCACCTTTACCAACATGTTCCCCAGTTGGGAGCATCGGGAGGACATCGCTGAGATCACAGAGCGGGTGAGCTCTCTCTGGCGCCCCCTGGCTGCCACTGGCCCCCTCTCTTCATCAGGCAGCCGCACAG GAAGCTGA